The Paracoccus sp. MC1862 genome includes a window with the following:
- a CDS encoding molybdopterin-binding protein, with protein MKLSARNVLRGTVTEITKGAVNAIVRIDVGGSVITSSITNAAVEDLGLKVGEQAYAVIKASDVMVGRD; from the coding sequence ATGAAACTCAGCGCGCGCAACGTCCTCAGAGGCACCGTGACCGAGATCACCAAGGGCGCCGTCAACGCCATCGTCCGCATCGACGTTGGCGGTTCGGTGATCACGTCCTCGATCACCAATGCGGCGGTCGAGGATCTGGGGCTGAAGGTCGGCGAGCAGGCCTATGCCGTCATCAAGGCCAGCGACGTCATGGTGGGCCGCGACTGA
- a CDS encoding glutathione S-transferase family protein — protein MAETPPASGGPVKDADQDAIILWHVPLSRSMRILWLLNELDLPFSLRVMDLRSKDMREAEYEAIHPVGRAPALQIDGSVIHESGAMVEYLCETRGPHLGRAPGEEGRLGWLDWLHFAETIGQHIANLTQSHLMLRDPATRSLTVMKLETARLARTLRLVEQTVEEQDWLMAGGFSGVDCAVGWSVWTARRFVPLSPALQAYADRCAERPAFQRALPKDGEVVLYDRDFYEVSDA, from the coding sequence ATGGCCGAGACCCCGCCCGCCAGCGGCGGCCCTGTCAAGGACGCCGATCAGGATGCCATCATCCTGTGGCACGTGCCCCTGTCGCGGTCGATGCGCATCCTGTGGCTGCTGAACGAACTGGACCTGCCCTTCAGCCTGCGGGTCATGGACCTGCGCAGCAAGGACATGCGCGAGGCGGAATACGAGGCCATCCACCCTGTGGGCCGCGCCCCCGCCCTGCAGATCGACGGCAGCGTGATCCATGAATCCGGGGCGATGGTCGAATACCTGTGCGAGACGCGGGGTCCGCATCTGGGACGTGCCCCGGGCGAGGAGGGGCGGCTCGGCTGGCTCGATTGGCTGCATTTTGCGGAAACCATCGGCCAGCACATTGCCAATCTCACCCAGAGCCATCTGATGCTGCGCGATCCGGCAACCCGCTCGCTGACGGTGATGAAGCTGGAAACCGCGCGGCTGGCCCGCACCCTGCGGCTGGTCGAACAGACGGTCGAGGAACAGGACTGGCTGATGGCCGGGGGCTTCTCGGGCGTCGATTGCGCGGTCGGCTGGTCGGTCTGGACCGCCCGCCGCTTCGTGCCTTTGTCGCCTGCGCTGCAAGCCTATGCCGACCGCTGCGCCGAACGGCCAGCTTTCCAGCGCGCCTTGCCCAAGGACGGTGAGGTGGTGCTCTACGACCGCGACTTCTACGAGGTGTCAGATGCCTGA
- a CDS encoding hydroxymethylglutaryl-CoA lyase, producing the protein MPETVEIFEMGPRDGLQNEKRLIPAADKIALVDLLSRAGFRRIEVTSFVSPKWVPQMADAAEVLAGITRAPGVSYAALTPNLKGYQGARDAKASEVAVFTSASEGFARANLNCTIAESLERFAPVMEAARADGIPVRGYVSVATDCPFDGRIPPENVVRVATALRDMGCYEISLADTIGQAVPEAIDAMLAAVLEEMPATILAGHYHDTSGRALDNIDASLARGLRVFDAAVGGLGGCPYAPGAAGNVATEKVAAHLAGRGFDTGLDMAVLRQAAEMAQGMRG; encoded by the coding sequence ATGCCTGAAACCGTCGAGATCTTCGAAATGGGCCCGCGCGACGGGCTGCAGAACGAAAAGCGCCTGATCCCCGCTGCCGACAAGATCGCGCTGGTGGATCTGCTGTCGCGCGCAGGCTTCCGCCGGATCGAGGTCACCAGCTTCGTATCCCCGAAATGGGTGCCGCAGATGGCCGACGCCGCCGAGGTTCTGGCGGGCATCACCCGTGCCCCCGGCGTCAGCTACGCGGCCCTGACCCCGAACCTCAAGGGCTACCAGGGCGCGCGGGACGCCAAAGCCTCCGAGGTGGCGGTCTTCACCAGCGCCTCGGAAGGCTTCGCCCGCGCCAACCTGAACTGCACCATCGCCGAAAGCCTCGAACGCTTCGCCCCGGTGATGGAGGCCGCGCGTGCCGACGGAATTCCGGTGCGCGGCTATGTCAGCGTCGCAACCGACTGCCCCTTCGACGGCAGGATCCCCCCGGAAAACGTAGTCCGCGTTGCCACCGCCCTGCGCGACATGGGCTGCTATGAGATCAGCCTGGCCGACACCATCGGGCAGGCCGTACCCGAGGCGATCGACGCCATGCTGGCCGCCGTGCTGGAGGAGATGCCCGCGACGATCCTGGCCGGGCATTACCACGACACGTCCGGCCGCGCGCTGGACAACATCGACGCGAGCCTCGCGCGGGGCTTGCGGGTCTTCGACGCCGCGGTCGGCGGCCTCGGCGGCTGCCCCTATGCGCCGGGCGCGGCAGGGAACGTCGCGACCGAGAAGGTGGCCGCGCATCTGGCCGGGCGCGGGTTCGACACCGGGCTGGACATGGCCGTGCTGCGGCAGGCCGCCGAGATGGCGCAGGGGATGCGCGGGTAG
- a CDS encoding crotonase/enoyl-CoA hydratase family protein has product METIRIETDARGVATLWLARPDKHNALSAQMIAELTQAAEQLGADPAVRVVVLAAEGKSFCAGGDLGWMQDQMAADAATRRQGAAELALMLNALNELPKPLIGRVHGNAFGGGIGMMSVCDVAVGARTAKFGLTETKLGLIPATIGPYVVARMGEDKARRVFMSGRIFDAAEAEALNLLAYAVDPEDLDAAIEDEVAPYLQTAPKAVAAAKRLTRALGPRIDRGIIDMSVDALIAVWEDDEAPHGIEAFFAKRKPHWQG; this is encoded by the coding sequence ATGGAAACGATCCGCATCGAAACAGACGCGCGCGGGGTAGCGACCCTGTGGCTGGCACGTCCCGACAAGCACAATGCCTTGTCGGCGCAGATGATCGCCGAGCTGACGCAAGCCGCAGAGCAGCTTGGCGCCGATCCTGCGGTGCGTGTGGTGGTGCTGGCCGCCGAAGGCAAAAGCTTCTGCGCGGGCGGCGATCTCGGCTGGATGCAGGACCAGATGGCCGCAGACGCCGCGACCCGGCGGCAGGGCGCGGCGGAACTGGCGCTGATGCTGAATGCGCTGAACGAATTGCCCAAGCCCCTGATCGGCCGCGTCCATGGCAACGCCTTTGGCGGCGGCATCGGCATGATGTCGGTCTGCGACGTGGCGGTGGGCGCGCGCACGGCGAAGTTCGGGCTGACGGAAACGAAGCTCGGCCTGATCCCCGCCACCATCGGCCCCTACGTTGTCGCGCGGATGGGCGAGGACAAGGCCCGCCGCGTTTTCATGTCCGGCCGCATCTTCGACGCAGCCGAGGCCGAGGCGCTGAACCTGCTCGCCTATGCCGTGGACCCCGAGGACCTTGACGCCGCCATCGAGGACGAGGTGGCGCCCTACCTGCAGACCGCGCCCAAGGCGGTGGCCGCAGCCAAGCGCCTGACCCGTGCGCTGGGTCCCCGGATCGACCGCGGGATCATCGACATGTCCGTGGACGCGCTGATCGCCGTGTGGGAGGACGACGAGGCCCCCCACGGCATTGAGGCCTTCTTCGCCAAACGCAAGCCGCACTGGCAGGGTTAA
- a CDS encoding DUF599 domain-containing protein produces the protein MTHLPLTLTRLDLLALALLAAAWFGAARVIEHPPARLPSVSVLMTTYRRDWMRQLVARDSRIFDGNILTSLREGTSFFASACMIAIGGGLALIGNTDPLAGIARDLDAGEIPEMLWRLKILLVLLFVANAFLKFVWAHRLFGYCAIMMAAVPNDPDLPEAEPRAMAAAQVNIQAARNFNIGLRAVYFALGAIGWLAGAWGLMLGTVVVTSITLRREFASGSRRAIVADLGRRD, from the coding sequence GTGACCCACCTGCCCCTGACCCTGACGCGCCTCGACCTTCTGGCGCTGGCGCTGCTGGCCGCCGCCTGGTTCGGCGCGGCGCGGGTGATCGAGCATCCGCCCGCGCGGCTGCCTTCCGTCTCGGTCCTGATGACGACCTATCGCCGCGACTGGATGCGCCAACTGGTCGCGCGCGATTCGCGCATCTTCGACGGGAACATCCTGACAAGCCTGCGCGAAGGCACGTCCTTCTTCGCCTCGGCCTGCATGATCGCCATCGGGGGCGGGCTGGCGCTGATCGGCAACACCGATCCCTTGGCCGGGATCGCCCGCGACCTGGACGCGGGCGAGATCCCCGAGATGCTGTGGCGGCTCAAGATCCTGCTGGTGCTGCTGTTCGTGGCGAACGCATTCCTCAAGTTCGTCTGGGCGCACCGGCTGTTCGGCTATTGCGCGATCATGATGGCCGCAGTTCCGAACGACCCCGACCTGCCGGAAGCCGAGCCGCGCGCCATGGCCGCCGCGCAGGTCAACATCCAGGCCGCCCGCAACTTCAACATCGGGCTGCGTGCGGTCTATTTCGCCCTCGGCGCGATCGGCTGGCTTGCGGGCGCATGGGGACTGATGCTGGGCACCGTGGTGGTGACCAGCATCACGCTGCGGCGCGAGTTCGCTTCGGGGTCGCGCCGGGCGATCGTCGCGGACCTGGGGCGGCGGGATTAA
- a CDS encoding FAD-linked oxidase C-terminal domain-containing protein, with translation MRMPIPDAGVIARRESIVARLRAVIGAGDVIDDPVEARAYECDALSAYRCPPLAVALPTTTEEVAAILRVCHEERVPVVPRGAGTSLAGGSMPTADAVVLGLARMNAVLEVDYGDRVIRVQAGRTNLSVSTFVDEAGFFYAPDPSSQLACAIGGNIGMNSGGAHCLKYGVTTNNLLGVTMVLMDGSIVELGGPMGEGPGLDLLGVVCGAEGQLGVVTEATLRILPKPAGARPVLIGFDSSETAGACVAAIIRAGVLPVAIEFMDRPCIVATENFARPGYPDCEALLIVEVEGTPSEIDEQLTLIRAIAEAFSPVEFRESKSEDESRRIWLGRKSAFGAMGQMGDYMCLDGTIPVSALPRVLRGIAEMSEAAGLPVANVFHAGDGNMHPLIIFDANRPGDLERVEALGADILRLCVEVGGCLTGEHGVGVEKRDLMTAQFTDADMEAQMRVKDVFDPQWLLNAAKVFPLEVSETRREARRNAA, from the coding sequence ATGCGAATGCCCATCCCCGACGCTGGCGTGATCGCCCGCCGCGAGTCGATCGTCGCGCGGTTGCGCGCGGTCATCGGCGCGGGTGACGTCATCGACGATCCGGTTGAGGCGCGCGCCTATGAGTGCGATGCGCTGTCAGCCTACCGCTGCCCACCGCTGGCCGTGGCCCTGCCCACAACGACCGAGGAGGTCGCCGCCATCCTGCGAGTCTGCCACGAGGAACGTGTGCCCGTCGTCCCCCGCGGCGCGGGCACCAGCCTTGCGGGCGGGTCCATGCCCACGGCTGACGCGGTGGTGCTTGGCCTCGCCCGCATGAACGCCGTGCTTGAGGTCGATTACGGCGACCGCGTGATCCGGGTGCAGGCGGGACGGACGAACCTGTCTGTGTCCACCTTTGTGGACGAAGCCGGGTTCTTCTACGCGCCCGACCCCTCCAGCCAGTTGGCCTGCGCAATCGGCGGCAACATCGGCATGAACTCGGGCGGGGCACATTGCCTGAAATACGGGGTCACGACCAACAACCTGCTGGGCGTGACGATGGTGCTGATGGACGGCAGCATCGTGGAACTGGGCGGGCCGATGGGCGAGGGACCGGGCCTCGACCTGCTGGGCGTCGTCTGCGGGGCCGAGGGCCAGCTTGGCGTCGTGACCGAGGCCACGCTGCGCATCCTGCCCAAGCCCGCCGGTGCCCGCCCCGTGCTGATCGGTTTCGACAGTTCGGAAACCGCCGGCGCCTGCGTTGCTGCGATCATCCGCGCGGGCGTCCTGCCCGTCGCCATCGAGTTCATGGACCGCCCCTGCATCGTGGCCACGGAAAACTTTGCCCGCCCCGGCTATCCCGACTGCGAGGCCCTGCTGATCGTCGAGGTCGAGGGCACGCCCTCAGAAATTGACGAGCAGTTGACCCTGATCCGCGCCATCGCCGAGGCGTTCTCGCCCGTCGAGTTTCGCGAAAGCAAGTCCGAGGACGAATCCCGCCGCATCTGGCTGGGCCGCAAGTCGGCCTTTGGCGCGATGGGGCAGATGGGCGACTACATGTGCCTTGACGGGACGATCCCCGTCTCGGCCCTGCCCAGGGTGCTGCGCGGCATCGCCGAGATGTCCGAGGCCGCGGGCCTGCCCGTCGCCAACGTCTTCCATGCAGGCGACGGCAACATGCACCCGCTCATCATCTTCGACGCCAACCGCCCCGGTGACTTGGAACGCGTCGAGGCGCTTGGCGCCGACATCCTGCGCCTCTGCGTCGAGGTCGGCGGCTGCCTGACCGGCGAGCATGGCGTGGGCGTGGAAAAGCGCGACCTGATGACTGCGCAGTTCACCGATGCCGACATGGAGGCGCAGATGCGCGTCAAGGACGTCTTCGACCCCCAGTGGCTGCTGAACGCGGCCAAGGTCTTCCCGCTGGAAGTTTCCGAAACCCGCCGGGAGGCCCGCCGCAATGCGGCCTGA
- a CDS encoding FAD-binding protein: protein MRPETEAELAALIRAGRGPLSIIGGGTRLLPGEGQGTRLPTAALTGVTLYEPAALTLVARAGTPLAEIEALLASERQRLAFEPPPAPGSTIGGVIAANASGPRRVKDGAARDSLLGVRFVDGGGKIVSNGGRVMKNVTGYDLVKLMAGSRGTLGVLTEVSLKIQPIPPFSLTLALPELDAAAAVPALTAALTGPWDVTGAAWLPDLGALVRIEGLEGSVELRAETLTARLSAFGEVQSLKDDPWLLLRGNIPGSGAAPRSGSAIWRIACRPSQTAAILTMNPDATPLALDWGASLIFFSLAPNARPALPQGARALCLQGTHRGPLPPPDPVTRRLEDGLRERFDPRGIFAAPELTVA, encoded by the coding sequence ATGCGGCCTGAAACCGAAGCCGAACTGGCCGCGCTGATCCGCGCAGGCCGTGGCCCGCTGTCAATCATCGGTGGCGGCACCCGCCTGCTGCCGGGCGAGGGGCAGGGGACGCGGCTTCCGACCGCCGCGCTGACCGGCGTGACGCTTTATGAACCAGCCGCCCTGACGCTGGTTGCCCGCGCCGGAACTCCCTTGGCGGAGATCGAGGCGCTGCTGGCCTCGGAACGTCAGCGCCTCGCCTTCGAGCCACCGCCCGCGCCGGGCTCAACCATCGGCGGCGTCATTGCGGCGAACGCCAGCGGTCCGCGCCGCGTCAAGGACGGGGCCGCCCGTGACAGCCTGCTGGGCGTCCGCTTCGTGGACGGCGGCGGAAAGATCGTCAGCAACGGCGGCCGGGTCATGAAGAACGTCACGGGCTACGACCTCGTCAAGCTGATGGCCGGCAGCCGCGGCACCCTTGGCGTTCTCACCGAGGTCAGCCTCAAGATCCAACCGATCCCGCCCTTCAGCCTCACGCTCGCGCTACCTGAACTAGACGCCGCTGCGGCTGTCCCCGCCCTCACTGCCGCGCTGACCGGCCCCTGGGACGTGACCGGCGCCGCCTGGCTGCCCGACCTGGGCGCACTGGTCCGCATCGAGGGCTTGGAAGGCTCGGTCGAACTTCGCGCCGAGACCCTCACCGCCCGCCTGTCCGCCTTTGGAGAGGTCCAGTCCCTCAAGGATGACCCTTGGCTTCTTCTTCGTGGAAATATCCCGGGGTCCGGGGCAGCGCCCCGGTCCGGCAGCGCCATCTGGCGCATCGCGTGCCGCCCCTCACAGACCGCCGCGATCCTGACCATGAACCCTGATGCGACCCCGCTGGCGCTTGACTGGGGCGCCTCGCTGATCTTCTTCTCACTTGCGCCCAATGCTCGTCCCGCATTGCCGCAAGGCGCCCGCGCCCTCTGCCTGCAAGGCACGCACCGCGGCCCGCTGCCCCCTCCCGATCCCGTCACCCGGAGGCTCGAGGACGGGTTGCGCGAACGCTTCGACCCGCGCGGGATATTCGCCGCACCCGAACTGACGGTGGCCTGA
- the glcF gene encoding glycolate oxidase subunit GlcF, with the protein MQTNFTPEQLADPGIATANKILRTCVHCGFCTATCPTYQILGDELDSPRGRIYLIKDMLESGRPADEKTTLHLDRCLSCLACMTTCPSGVDYMHLIDHARVHVEKTYRRPWRDRALRSVLAWVLPHPGRFRMALIGAKLAKPFARLMPDRRLRAMLEMAPPRIVGPTNDDKGATYAPIGPKRARVAILTGCAQKALNADINDATIRLLRRAGCEVVIPRDLGCCGALTHHMGRDDAARETARDTIRAFLAADAEAPLDAIIVNTSGCGTVVKDYGHLFAHDPDREAAERVASLARDITEFLDSHGLPPVTQPLNLRVAYHAACSLQHGQRIVAAPKVLLGQAGATVVTPADSHLCCGSAGTYNLLQPELSAALRDRKVRTIEAVGPQVIAAGNIGCMMQIGQGTGIPIVHTVELLDWATGGPRPAALTELEHAA; encoded by the coding sequence ATGCAGACGAACTTCACCCCTGAACAGTTGGCCGACCCCGGCATTGCCACCGCCAACAAGATCCTGCGGACCTGCGTCCATTGCGGCTTCTGCACGGCGACCTGCCCGACCTACCAGATCCTGGGCGACGAACTCGACAGTCCGCGCGGACGTATCTACCTCATCAAGGACATGCTGGAATCCGGCAGGCCGGCGGACGAGAAGACGACGCTGCACCTTGACCGCTGCCTGTCCTGCCTCGCCTGCATGACGACCTGCCCTTCGGGCGTGGACTACATGCACCTGATCGACCATGCGCGGGTCCATGTCGAAAAGACCTACCGACGCCCTTGGCGCGATCGGGCGCTGCGCTCGGTTCTGGCCTGGGTGCTGCCGCATCCCGGCCGCTTCCGCATGGCGCTGATCGGCGCAAAGCTAGCAAAACCCTTCGCGCGGCTGATGCCCGACCGCCGCCTGCGCGCGATGCTCGAGATGGCACCGCCCCGCATCGTCGGCCCCACCAACGACGACAAGGGCGCGACCTATGCCCCCATCGGCCCGAAACGCGCGCGAGTCGCCATCCTGACCGGCTGCGCGCAGAAGGCGCTGAATGCCGACATCAACGACGCCACCATCCGCCTGCTGCGCCGCGCAGGCTGCGAGGTGGTGATCCCGCGCGATCTCGGCTGCTGCGGCGCGCTGACCCATCACATGGGCCGCGACGACGCGGCACGGGAAACCGCACGCGACACGATCCGCGCTTTCCTTGCAGCCGACGCCGAGGCGCCGCTGGACGCGATCATCGTCAACACCTCAGGCTGCGGGACGGTCGTCAAGGACTATGGCCATCTCTTCGCCCATGACCCAGACCGCGAAGCCGCCGAGCGGGTGGCCAGCCTCGCGCGCGACATCACCGAGTTCCTCGACAGCCACGGCCTGCCCCCGGTCACGCAGCCCCTGAACCTGCGCGTGGCCTATCACGCCGCCTGTTCGCTGCAGCACGGCCAGCGCATCGTCGCGGCGCCCAAGGTGCTGCTGGGGCAGGCGGGGGCGACAGTCGTGACACCGGCAGATTCGCACCTGTGCTGCGGCTCGGCGGGCACCTACAACCTGCTGCAGCCGGAACTCTCCGCTGCCCTGCGCGACCGCAAGGTCCGCACCATCGAGGCTGTCGGCCCGCAGGTCATCGCTGCCGGCAACATCGGCTGCATGATGCAGATCGGGCAGGGCACCGGCATCCCCATCGTCCACACCGTCGAGCTGCTCGACTGGGCGACCGGCGGCCCACGCCCCGCCGCGCTGACCGAACTGGAGCACGCCGCATGA
- a CDS encoding VOC family protein yields the protein MTILPLLGTLETALYADDLDAARMFWTEIMGLEEIVSVPDRHVFFRTADQPRPQVLLVFNPDATEVPPKPDADQPVPPHGARGPGHACLAVAPEALDRWRAHLENHGIGIEADFLWPNGRRSIYFRDPAGNSIELADPAIWAPKGVPST from the coding sequence ATGACCATCCTGCCGCTGCTGGGCACGTTGGAAACCGCGCTCTACGCCGACGACCTTGATGCCGCCCGGATGTTCTGGACAGAGATCATGGGACTGGAGGAAATCGTCAGCGTCCCCGACCGCCATGTCTTCTTTCGCACGGCCGACCAGCCGCGCCCGCAGGTGCTGCTGGTCTTCAACCCCGATGCAACCGAGGTGCCGCCCAAGCCCGACGCCGACCAGCCTGTGCCCCCGCATGGCGCACGTGGCCCGGGCCACGCCTGCCTTGCCGTCGCACCCGAGGCGCTGGACCGCTGGCGGGCGCATCTGGAAAACCACGGCATCGGGATCGAGGCGGACTTCCTGTGGCCGAACGGCCGCCGCTCGATCTATTTCCGCGACCCGGCGGGCAATTCCATCGAGCTTGCGGACCCCGCGATCTGGGCCCCGAAGGGCGTGCCTTCGACCTGA
- a CDS encoding Hsp20 family protein, whose product MRSTMDLTPLYRASIGFDRIADLMDRALAADITTPTYPPYNIEKTGENAYRISIAVAGFAADDLSVEMKEGAVIVSARKAEEDEGKTFLHRGIATRAFERKFALADHVRVTGASHVDGMLHIDLVREVPEALKPRRIEISKSAGTTLEAEEVKKLDA is encoded by the coding sequence ATGCGTAGCACTATGGACCTGACCCCGCTATATCGTGCGTCGATTGGCTTCGACCGCATTGCCGACCTGATGGATCGCGCGCTTGCCGCCGACATCACCACGCCCACCTATCCTCCCTACAACATCGAGAAGACCGGCGAGAATGCTTATCGCATCTCGATCGCCGTCGCAGGCTTTGCCGCCGACGACCTGTCGGTCGAGATGAAGGAGGGTGCCGTCATCGTTTCCGCCCGCAAGGCCGAGGAAGACGAGGGCAAGACCTTCCTGCACCGCGGTATCGCGACCCGCGCCTTTGAACGCAAGTTCGCGCTGGCCGACCATGTCCGCGTGACGGGCGCGAGCCACGTTGACGGGATGCTGCACATCGACCTGGTGCGCGAGGTGCCCGAGGCGCTGAAGCCGCGCAGGATCGAGATCTCGAAATCGGCCGGCACGACGCTGGAAGCCGAAGAGGTCAAGAAGCTGGACGCCTGA
- a CDS encoding thioesterase family protein, translating to MTTPFTSPPMQVEQDWTDYNGHLNMAYYHLLFDRAVDGALVPLGLGPEVAAKTGASVFTAQAQVHYMRELHAGDRVVVETRLIEHDSKRLHYVQTMRRVGEDAPAAISENLVLHVDLNSRRVAPFTPEVLARIAEAVAAHADLPLPRQVGRQVGLRRD from the coding sequence TTGACCACCCCCTTCACCAGCCCGCCGATGCAGGTCGAGCAGGACTGGACCGACTACAACGGTCATCTGAACATGGCCTATTACCACCTGTTGTTCGACCGCGCGGTGGACGGGGCGCTGGTGCCGCTGGGGCTTGGGCCCGAGGTTGCGGCGAAAACCGGCGCCTCGGTCTTCACCGCGCAGGCGCAGGTGCATTACATGCGCGAACTCCATGCGGGCGACAGGGTGGTGGTAGAAACGCGGCTGATCGAGCACGACTCGAAGCGGTTGCATTACGTCCAGACGATGCGGCGCGTCGGGGAAGACGCGCCCGCCGCCATCAGCGAGAACCTGGTCCTGCATGTCGATCTGAACAGCCGCCGCGTCGCGCCCTTCACGCCCGAGGTGCTGGCGCGGATCGCGGAAGCGGTCGCGGCCCATGCGGACCTGCCGCTACCCCGGCAGGTCGGGCGCCAGGTAGGATTGCGGCGCGACTGA
- the recR gene encoding recombination mediator RecR — protein sequence MAEGSDDIQALIAQIARLPGLGPRSARRVVLALIRRRTGQMAQLAQLMATVAERSRECTRCGNIGESDLCPICADPKRGNGELCVVEDVADLWALERGRAFRGRYHVLGGTLSALDEVGPDQLGIPRLIGRVGEEGISEVILALNATVEGQTTAHYIAEALEGTNVTVTGLAQGVPIGGELDYLDDGTISAALRARRRL from the coding sequence GTGGCCGAGGGCAGCGACGACATCCAGGCGCTGATCGCCCAGATCGCGCGGCTTCCCGGCCTTGGGCCGAGATCCGCCCGCCGCGTCGTGCTGGCGCTGATCCGCCGCCGCACCGGCCAGATGGCGCAACTGGCGCAACTGATGGCGACCGTGGCGGAACGGTCCCGCGAATGCACCCGCTGCGGCAACATCGGCGAATCCGACCTCTGCCCCATCTGCGCCGACCCCAAGCGTGGGAACGGCGAGCTTTGCGTGGTCGAGGATGTCGCCGACCTTTGGGCGCTGGAACGCGGCCGGGCCTTCCGGGGCCGCTATCACGTCCTCGGCGGGACACTATCCGCACTGGACGAGGTCGGGCCGGACCAGCTTGGCATTCCGCGCCTGATCGGGCGGGTGGGCGAGGAGGGCATCTCCGAGGTGATCCTTGCGCTCAACGCCACGGTCGAGGGCCAGACCACCGCCCATTACATCGCCGAGGCTCTGGAGGGGACGAATGTCACCGTCACTGGCCTCGCGCAAGGCGTCCCAATCGGGGGCGAACTGGACTATCTTGACGACGGCACCATCAGCGCGGCTCTGCGGGCGCGCAGACGGTTGTGA
- a CDS encoding YbaB/EbfC family nucleoid-associated protein produces MKNPFGGMGDLGKMMAAARDMQGRVEEFQKTLETLTVTGEAGAGLVRVTANAKGELKGLEIDPSIFVPSEKQVVEDLILAAIRDAQEKAGARAQSEGQRLAGDMGLPPGMKLPF; encoded by the coding sequence ATGAAGAACCCCTTCGGAGGAATGGGCGATCTGGGCAAGATGATGGCCGCCGCCCGCGACATGCAGGGCCGCGTCGAGGAGTTCCAGAAGACGCTGGAAACCCTGACCGTGACCGGAGAGGCCGGTGCGGGGCTTGTCCGCGTCACTGCCAATGCCAAGGGCGAGCTGAAGGGGCTTGAGATCGACCCTTCGATCTTCGTGCCGTCCGAAAAGCAGGTGGTCGAGGACCTGATCCTCGCCGCGATCAGGGACGCGCAGGAAAAGGCCGGAGCGCGGGCGCAGTCCGAGGGCCAGCGGCTTGCGGGTGACATGGGCCTGCCGCCGGGCATGAAGCTGCCCTTCTGA